A single region of the Bdellovibrio sp. GT3 genome encodes:
- a CDS encoding MFS transporter: MIWPYIILSYISLFVFGLSDNVRGPLFPEIMKEFAVNDSMGSWMFALSSISGFLASYLARFLLRRFDRLSVLRSGAIALIFSLIGLATAPHFYVFLFFSLTFGMSLGIVGLIPNVLVPLGSSENRKQQLLSGLHAMYGVASFCSPLIAASVEHVTGSWRWTFGIITVVPLGLLLYTFHGSHENLHKKAEFVPENHKLNKARNFKPQMFLAFMVSFCVCAEIMVSSRLALFMRRVMNYDMEMSALYVTYFFVGMLIGRTLFALIKLPFSLRVQLSGAVVLSSICIYAGVHWNPIFLPITGFTVAPFYPLAITWISSKFPTDLDSAVSYMMATDSMMLVGMHLLVGYLTDLKGIAFAMLLGPFYCLLSFLLINSYEYFFERHKPQEDSNIA; encoded by the coding sequence ATGATCTGGCCTTACATTATTCTGTCCTATATCAGTCTGTTCGTTTTTGGCCTGAGCGACAATGTGCGCGGGCCACTATTTCCTGAAATTATGAAAGAGTTTGCGGTGAACGACTCCATGGGATCATGGATGTTCGCCCTGAGTTCTATTTCAGGGTTTCTTGCCAGCTATCTGGCGCGCTTTCTGCTTCGCCGCTTTGATCGCCTTAGTGTTTTGCGCAGCGGGGCGATTGCATTGATTTTTTCTTTGATAGGTCTGGCGACGGCTCCGCACTTTTATGTTTTTCTGTTTTTCTCTCTGACATTCGGGATGAGTCTTGGGATTGTGGGATTGATTCCCAACGTATTGGTGCCGTTGGGCTCAAGCGAAAATCGCAAGCAACAGCTGCTTTCGGGCCTGCACGCGATGTATGGGGTGGCAAGTTTCTGCTCGCCCTTGATTGCAGCTTCTGTGGAGCATGTGACCGGCAGCTGGCGCTGGACATTCGGGATTATCACGGTGGTGCCGTTGGGATTGTTGCTTTATACATTCCACGGCAGTCATGAAAATCTTCATAAAAAGGCCGAGTTTGTTCCGGAAAATCATAAACTAAACAAAGCACGCAATTTCAAGCCCCAGATGTTTTTGGCGTTTATGGTCAGCTTCTGCGTGTGTGCGGAAATCATGGTTTCGTCGCGATTGGCTTTGTTTATGAGACGGGTGATGAACTATGACATGGAGATGTCGGCCTTGTACGTCACTTACTTTTTTGTTGGTATGTTGATCGGCCGAACGTTGTTTGCATTGATTAAACTTCCATTTAGTTTACGTGTGCAGCTTTCGGGAGCAGTAGTGCTGAGTTCAATCTGTATTTATGCCGGAGTTCACTGGAATCCGATTTTTCTTCCGATCACGGGGTTTACGGTGGCTCCATTTTATCCGCTGGCCATCACTTGGATCTCTTCTAAATTTCCCACAGACTTGGATTCGGCGGTTTCCTATATGATGGCAACAGACTCGATGATGCTGGTTGGAATGCATTTGCTAGTGGGGTACTTGACGGATCTTAAAGGCATTGCCTTTGCCATGTTGCTGGGACCATTTTATTGTCTGCTGTCTTTTCTTCTTATCAACAGCTACGAGTACTTCTTTGAGCGACACAAACCTCAAGAGGATTCAAACATCGCCTAA
- a CDS encoding lipase maturation factor family protein — protein MESYLFGSWVISKALALSYFIAFLSLSTQVLGLFGSRGILSIDHLLNLLDKELGVSRIRHFPSVFWLASGDFTLKAACLIGMLASSLALLGFSQSWMLLLCWLLYLSFCSCGQVFLSYQWDNLLLELGLIGLFFAPFAIEWIPYASYAIHPMIFALVWLLLFKLMFSSGLVKLTNKDPDWKNLTALRYHYWTQPLPTPLAWFADKLPLPLQKLSCALMFVIEIAVPFLIFIPGLASFSGALALILLQVLIILSGNFAFFNLITLGMCLSVIPDRFWIFTDTSWILPVGVSTEIAVAVLVILLPGNLFWIFKTAFEKSQSLDFMLPWMRALYPFRITNPYGLFAVMTKTRPEIVLEGSNDNNTWLEYEFKHKPTKLSHRPTLIAPFQPRLDWQMWFAALEGFNENLWLQNLATRLLDECPEVQELFKHDPFEGKSPKFMRFVKYQYHFSNWEELKNTGHWWKRDHFSMYSPVFERDEEP, from the coding sequence TTGGAATCCTATCTCTTTGGTAGTTGGGTAATCTCCAAGGCCCTCGCTCTGTCATATTTCATCGCATTCTTGTCTCTTTCCACACAGGTGCTGGGTCTTTTTGGATCCCGTGGAATTCTGTCCATTGATCATCTGCTTAATCTTCTGGATAAGGAATTGGGCGTCTCACGAATCCGGCACTTTCCTTCGGTGTTTTGGCTTGCCTCCGGAGATTTTACTTTAAAGGCCGCATGCCTTATTGGAATGCTGGCTTCGTCCTTGGCTTTGTTGGGGTTCAGCCAAAGCTGGATGTTGCTGCTATGTTGGCTTTTGTATTTGTCTTTTTGCTCCTGTGGGCAGGTTTTCCTTTCCTATCAATGGGACAATTTGCTATTGGAACTGGGGCTCATAGGACTGTTCTTTGCGCCTTTCGCCATCGAGTGGATTCCCTATGCAAGTTATGCCATCCACCCCATGATATTCGCACTGGTTTGGCTGCTTCTGTTTAAACTGATGTTTTCATCAGGCCTCGTTAAACTAACCAACAAGGATCCTGACTGGAAAAACCTTACCGCTCTCCGCTACCACTATTGGACTCAACCCCTGCCAACTCCCCTGGCCTGGTTTGCTGACAAACTTCCTTTGCCTTTGCAAAAGCTTAGCTGCGCACTCATGTTTGTGATTGAAATTGCCGTGCCATTTTTAATCTTCATTCCGGGCCTGGCAAGCTTCAGTGGTGCGTTGGCTTTGATCCTGTTGCAGGTACTGATTATCCTCAGTGGTAACTTTGCATTCTTTAACCTCATCACATTGGGCATGTGCCTGTCAGTGATTCCTGACCGGTTCTGGATCTTCACTGACACATCCTGGATATTGCCGGTAGGTGTCTCCACAGAAATAGCTGTGGCAGTGCTGGTCATTTTGCTTCCAGGAAATTTGTTTTGGATATTTAAAACGGCTTTTGAAAAAAGTCAGTCCTTGGACTTCATGCTGCCGTGGATGCGAGCCCTCTATCCATTCCGTATCACCAATCCTTACGGGTTATTTGCAGTCATGACCAAAACCCGCCCTGAAATCGTGCTTGAAGGCAGTAACGATAACAATACCTGGCTCGAGTACGAATTCAAACACAAGCCGACAAAGCTCTCTCATCGTCCGACTTTGATCGCCCCCTTTCAGCCCCGCCTGGATTGGCAAATGTGGTTCGCGGCTCTCGAGGGATTCAACGAAAATCTCTGGCTGCAGAATCTTGCGACTCGTCTGCTTGATGAATGCCCTGAGGTACAGGAGTTATTTAAACATGATCCTTTCGAGGGAAAATCCCCCAAATTCATGCGCTTCGTGAAGTACCAGTACCATTTCAGCAACTGGGAAGAGCTAAAAAACACCGGACATTGGTGGAAGCGCGATCATTTTTCCATGTACTCGCCTGTGTTTGAACGTGATGAAGAGCCCTAA